The window CATCCCCTCATTCGTCTTTGCCTTGATATTTATTGCACCTGGAGGTATTCCTGATTGCGAGAGAGACTCTTTCATGGATTCTATATATAAAGAAACCCTTGGGCTTTCTGCGATGATAATTGAATCTATCCACGAGATTTCATATCCGTTTATGCGTGCAAGTTCAACAATGTATGCTAAAAGTTCCATTGTTGAAGCATCTTTCCATTCGGGGTCTGTATCAGGGAAGTGTTTTCCTATATCACCGAGACCGAGAGCCCCGACAATGGCATCTATAATAGCATGGCCCAGGACATCTGCGTCTGAATGACCAAGCAGTCCTTTTTCAAAAGGGATTTGCACTCCCCCTATTATAAGTTTTCTGCCTTTGGCAAGCCTGTGAGAATCATATCCAATACCTATTCGCATGCTCATGAATGTTTTCTCGAAACAAGAAATTCTGCGAAATAAAGATCTTCTGGAGTAGTAATTTTAATATTTTCATATGCACCCATAATAATTTTTACTTTTCCGCCAGATCGTTCTATTAAAGCAGCATCATCTGTTGAGTAGAAACCTTCTTTTAATGCCTTTTTATATGCCAAAAAAATAGTTTTGTAATGGAATATTTGTGGCGTCTGAATAGCCCATAACGAATCCCGCTTTAATGTTTTTTTAATGATTCCATTTTTTACCTCTTTTATTGTATCTTTTGGAGGCACTGCAAAAATAAGACCATCAATATTTTTTTCACTTTCTTTATTCGCATCCAGGAATTCCTGTATCGCCTTTTCAATCAAATCCTTTTCTAT of the Nitrospirota bacterium genome contains:
- a CDS encoding 2-C-methyl-D-erythritol 2,4-cyclodiphosphate synthase — translated: MRIGIGYDSHRLAKGRKLIIGGVQIPFEKGLLGHSDADVLGHAIIDAIVGALGLGDIGKHFPDTDPEWKDASTMELLAYIVELARINGYEISWIDSIIIAESPRVSLYIESMKESLSQSGIPPGAINIKAKTNEGMGFIGRGEGIAAYAVCLLQRFE
- the ispD gene encoding 2-C-methyl-D-erythritol 4-phosphate cytidylyltransferase is translated as MKRNAKHLIAVVPAAGLGKRFGQGLNKPFLKLGGKPLLIWPLEIMEAIPAIKEIIPVLKKEDMDKGREIFKRYGIKKIKKIAVGGKERQDSVYNGLKLVDDRNSIVIIHDGVRPLIEKDLIEKAIQEFLDANKESEKNIDGLIFAVPPKDTIKEVKNGIIKKTLKRDSLWAIQTPQIFHYKTIFLAYKKALKEGFYSTDDAALIERSGGKVKIIMGAYENIKITTPEDLYFAEFLVSRKHS